ACAATTTCTACCCCATTTTCTTCTAAAAGCATTTCCAGTCCCTGATCAGCAAAGGATGGAATCGTGGTGGTGAATAAGTTTACTTCTTCGCTTTTGGGCTTAGCCTCTTTTTTGATGGGGTTCTGATGGGTATAGGTAATCTCATTTTCGAATTTTCCCGAAATGAGCTCTCCTTTTGTATAGATGGCTTTGACATTTCCTAAGGCTACCTGTTCTTTGAACAGGCTATAAGGGATTTTTACCGCGGATTCTTTTTCTGGGAAAAAGTAATTGGCAACCAGGTAGTTCAATAAAATGATTCCCAAAAAAATAAGCAAAATCTTACCCGAGGGCAGCTTTGTTTTGTCCATGTTGGAAGGCTCCTTTTTCTCGGATTGCTTGATTTGAGAAGGGGGGACATTGGGCTGTTTTTTTTTCATAAATCAACTTGCATTACAGCGGGTTATTGAAATTGAATTGAGCAGTAGGCATTGTTTTTCTGTAATACTTGGTAATTTAATCATTTATCAATAAGCGGGCTTCATCAAGAAGCCCAAAATTACGTCAATAATTGATTGTGTTTTTGGATGGTTTGATTGCTTTTTTTTTGCATTAACCTGAACTTCGGGGAAATTGGCAGAATCCATCGCAGGAGCTATCCTTGGAGGCTTTATCAGATCTATGGTTTTGGGTTACATTTAGACTTTAATTTTTCATGCAGGTATATTGATAGCGATTCCCTAACTTTGTAGGAGAAATATCGTTTAACAATTCAAAGTTTAAATTAGATGAAAAAGATTCTAATAATTCTGATTGCACAATTTTTTGTGTTTAATGTACAGGCCCAAATGGAAAAAGGGAGATTCCTGATCGGTGCCGGCACTAATTTTGGAGTATCCGATAACTCCGGAATGATGAATCTTTCCTTTTCCACGACAAGATCAGAATTTGAAGATGGTTCTTCATCCGGAGAAGGGAAGGATAATGCTATTTTTATTGGGCCGAAGGCAGGGTATTTTCTAATGGAGAATTTAGCAGTTGGATTGGATTTGGCCCTTGGGTGGGGATGGAGTTACATGCTAACATCTGATTTTGATTTAAAAACCAGAAATTCACTTTTTGGACTTGGTCCTTTTGTAAGGTATTATTTTCCTACAGGAAAAATTTTACCTTTTGCAGAGATTAATTCAATTTTTGGGAGCCAAAATTTGAAGAGTGAAATAGAAGGAGGTCTTGGTCCTGGTCTTAGTGTAGAAAACAATATTAGCTTCACTCATCTTGGAGCAGGTTTGGGGCTTGCCTTACTATTGGGAGAGCAAAGTAGCCTTGATTTGGTTTTAAATTACAACTCCAGCAGACGTCATGATGAAACTTTGGGTGTTAAGACTTGGCAAAACACCCTTGGGATTAAAGTAGGTTTTACCATTTTTCTAAGTAAAAAGTAAGGGGATGTTAAAATACCCCCTGATCTACATCTTTCACAAATCGTATCAAGCCATCAAAAAACACCTTTTGATCATCATATTGACTCAAATGGCTGCCATCCGGGCAGAAAAGGTAACGGCCCTTTTGAACCTCCGAAGCCATCCATTCCATATGGGCAGGATCCATGGTATCATGCCCGGCTCCGACAACCAGGGTTGGAACTTTAACCCAGATTGCAGCTTTTAGGGGTTAAAAAAGAAAATTTCGGGAAATTTTCTTTTTTTTAGCTCCGATTATCCGTACCCCCCTACGTGATTTTTTTTCTACGGGCTGTATAAGGCCATTTTTCGGTTTGTAGTACACAAGGGGTATTGCATCTTGGGGTTCAATACCAGTACTTTACACCATGTATTTCAAGTTCTCTTTACGTAAACATCCCGATACGGGAATACTCAGCGGATACTACCGGCTGGTGGAAAGTTACCGTAATGCGGACAACAGGGTGTGTCATCGCACTATCCTGAATATAGGTTTCATGGAGGATGCTGCACCCGAGCAGCTCAACAAAATACAGAAACACCTTACCGAGAAGTATGAGCAGAAGGCTTCTCTTTTTGACCTGGAGGAAGATCCAATCGTCAGACGCTATGTTGAAGACTTCTGGAATCGGATCGTATCTTCCAAGAAGCTGGATATCAAGTCGGAACAGCAGCTGTCACGGATGGTGGATATGGATACCATCCAGCACAGTAATGCCAGGGAAATAGGAGCTGAGAATATTGCTTTCCGGACATGGGAGAAGCTACAGCTTACACCTTTATTACTTTCGGCGGGATTCAGCGCCGAAGATGCCAGTCTTGCAGCCACACAGGTTGTATCCCGTGCGGTATACCCCGCTTCCGAACTCAAAACTGTCCGTTGGATAAAGGAAAACTCGGCAGTCTGTGAGCTTACGGGCTATGATATGGATAAAATAACCAAGGACAAGCTGTACAAAAGTGCGCTTGAGCTGTACAAAGTCAAAGATTCACTCGAAAAGCACCTTTCCAAACGTACCAATGAACTCTTTGATCTGCAGGATAAGATCATCCTTTATGACCTGACCAACACCTACTTTGAGGGAGAAAAGCCGAACAGTAAGCTGGCACAATACGGAAGGAGCAAGGAAAAAAGAAAAGATGCGAAACTTGTTGTGCTGGCACTGGTAGTGAATGTGGAAGGGTTTATCAAGTACTCCTCAATCCTGGAAGGAAACATAGCAGACTGCAACACACTTGCCGCAATGATTGAAAAGCTTTCCGTCCACACCTGTACAGGACCTGCGGTAGTGGTACTCGATGCGGGCATAGCCACCGAAGAAAACCTGCATCTTATCCGGAACAAAGGATACAGCTACCTCTGTGTAAGCAGGACAAAACTCAAGGATTATAGCTATGTGCCCGACAGGCTTACAACTCTGCTGGAAACAAAATCAAAGCAGAACATCAGACTCAGAGCCGTGTCCACAGAAAAAAACACAGACTATTATTTAGAAGTCAAAAGCCCTTCCAAAGAGAAGAAAGAGGAAGGTATGAAGCTACAGTTCGAAGAAAGGTTTGAACAGGAGCTGCAAAAAATACACCATGCCCTCAACAGCAAGGGAGGAGTCAAAAAAACCGATAAAGTCCACCAGCGCATCGGGAGGGCCAAAGAAAAGTATCCATCAGTCCAGTATTATTATGAGATCACTGTTGAAAGTGACCCTAAAACAGAACAGGCAACAGCAATGTCATGGAAGAAAAACCCGGAACGGGAGCAGGCAAAAACCGATAATCTGGGCGTCTATTTTTTACGGACAAACCTGAACGTGCAGGAGGAGTACATCATCTGGAATATCTATAACACTATCAGGGAAATAGAAAATGCCTTCCGTACCCTCAAAACCGACCTGGACCTCAGACCGATTTACCATAAAAATGATGATGCCGCCATGGCACATCTACATCTGGGAATCCTTGCATATTGGATAGTCAATACAGTAAGGTACCAGCTCAAACAGAATGGAATAAAAAGCTGCTGGCGTGAAATAGTAAGAGTAGGCAACACACAAAAGGTCATCACTACTTCAGGGAAAAACACCTATGACAAAATCATTACCACACGCAAGTGTACAGTTCCAAACAAAAACCTAAAAGAAATCTACGACATCCTTAAGGCCAAATATCAACCGTTTAAAAAAAGAAAATCCGTAGTACACAAACTTGAACTCAAAAAAACAGAAATACCCAAATTACAGCTACTTACAGGCGGATAGCTGCAATCTGGGTTAATGTTTTTGAGATCAGCCCTTCTGTCCCAGCCCTTTAAAGTCGCCCCTGCTGTGATGCCAAATTCAGAGTGTCCCTGCATGTACACATAGACGTTTGGATTGACATGCTTCAGGGAGCGCATGACAGCTTCAGGCCATTTTTCCAAAGGCATCCTCAAGACATGGTACTGGTAGTGGTGTTCGAGCAGAAGCTCTTCATACCTGGGATTATCAAAGTCTTCATTTTCTTCGATTTCCATGATTTCTGCAAAAACTTCTGAGGGCATTTGTGGTCCCAATACTTCTTTGGCGTACTTTTCATATTCATCCAAGCTGGACATCATATTGGAAATGATCAGGCCTTTCAGGTTATTCTGATGCTTGAAGGCATATTCCATGGCCAGCATACCGCCCCAGGATTGCCCAAAAAGGTAAAAATTATCTTTGTTGAGCCCCAAGGCTTTCCTTACCTGCTCCACTTCGTCTACAAAGCGGTCAATGGTCCAAAGAGACTGATCTTCCGGCTGGTCAGAATAATAAGAGCCTAACTGGTCATAGTAAATGTATTCGATGCCTTCTGATGGGAAATAGCCATCAAAGCAGGAATACAGTTCATGGGTCATCCCCGGTCCTCCGTGAAGCAGTAATACCTTCATGCTTGGATTATTGCCTACCCTTTTGGTCCAAACCCTGAATTCTCCTTTTGGAGTTTGGATAGGGATCATGCGGATTCCACCTTCAAATTGGTCGTCCCTGTTAGAAAAGTCCAGATAGGAAGCTGTCACTTGGCAGTCTTCACGCTCTTTTTGGCCTTGTTGAGAACAGGACTGGGCAAAGAAAGCCATGAGGGAAAGAATGATGAGGTATTTTTTCATAGAAGAAAGGGGCTAAATGATACTGACAAAAGCTGTTGAATATAAGCAAAGGGCTGATTTTAAACAAATCGAATCTGCTGCTAAACAAGCAACTACCGGTTAGGATTTAAAATAATCAGCTTTCCCCAAGGTTCTTTTTGCCCTTACGGATAATTTTTTTGGCTTCTGCACCCTTGACCACTTCACCGGAACTTTCCAGCCAAACAATGGCTCCTGTAGGACATCTTTGAATGGGAACCTGAGTCTGGTGGTTTTTAGAATAATCAATAAGAGGCAGATTATTGACCATGGAAATAAGATTGGGTGCATCCATGGCACATTTGCCACAGGCTGTGCAGCCCACTTCACAATCTTCCAACACCGCATCTCCAGCTTCCAGACTCTTACAGGCCACCCAAAGTCTATGGCTCACCGGGTGGAGTGAAAAGAGATCTTTAGGACACACTTCCACACAATCTCCGCAGGCAGTGCATTTAGATTCGTCTACCACTGGGATCCCAAAGGCATTCATCTTAATGGCATCGAAATCACAGACCTTTTCACAATCTCCATGTCCGAGACAGCCCCAGGAACAACCTTTTCCTCCCCCGGCAATCAATGCTTCTCCTCTGCAGGTACCTATACCTTCGTACTTTGCCCTGTTGATGGCGACATTGAAACCTCCCGCACAGGCCAGTCTTGCCACTCTTTTCTCCTCTGTACCGGCATCTACCCCCAAATATGCAGCAATCGCTTTTCTGCCGTCTTCACTGCTCACTGTACATTTTCCGGGAAGCATTTCACCCTTGACCAACGCCTCTGCAAAAGGCCTGCAGCCGGGATATCCACAGGCACCGCAATTGGCATGGGGAAGCATACCTTCCACCACATCTATCCTTGGATCTTCATAAACATACAGCTTCTTGTTGGCGATGGTCAGCATCAAAGCCAATAAAAGCGTCAGTCCTCCCAAGGTAAGCAAGGCGATTAGTATGGTCATTTTGGCTTATGCTTTAGTTTAATCAGTTTTCAGTTAGTTAATGTACCATGTACATAGAGGCAAGAGACAGGAGACAAGAATCAAGAAACAAGAATCAAGATTACACTCAGCATTTTTTCATCTTTCATCTCCTAAGTTCAACCCTTTCAGGGTTGATCGAACCTAGAAAGGTTGTGGTTTTCTTGATCCTGGGTTGCACCCAGGGCTACTGAAAAGTTTAACCACTTCGTGGTTATCAGTACATTTCAGGTTTCTTTTAGTCATATAAATCTTAATTGGTGCAATTTGCTCTTATTGATTCTTTGTCCTATTGTTTTGCATCTTGACTCTTTTCTCTTGTTTCTAGAATCTCGCTTCTAATAAATAACTTCGGCCCATTTTTTCCCGGCAATCAGTTCCGCTTTTCTGTTTTCCCATTTTTCTTTCGAGCCCATGATATTGATAAAAGCTTTATTGAGGTTTTCTTTTACTTTTTCATATCCTGCGATGTAGATATAGGTATTGGCAGAAGACAGCATCTCCAAAATTTCTTCCGCCCTGGATTCTATGGCCTTATCTAACAAAATTGGATCATTCCAGTGCGGACGGGGGCTTAGGGCATGGAAGGCTTCGAAAGTCGCCTTGTCATAATAATTGGTCAGGTCTCCGTCTTTATCATTCAGATAGAGCAGTTCCAATCCGCTTTTTGCACCATAAAAAAGCCTGATTTTGCCTTTCCATTCTTTCTCCTGACTGTAGATATGCTTGATAAAAGCCCGGAAAGGGGCAATACCAGTGCCCATACCGATTAGGATCATGTTGGCATTTTTGTCTTCGGGTACCTTGAAGGGCAATTCAAATGGACCTGTAATGGTTATTTCATCTCCCACCCTTCTGTCACATAGGTAATTGGAACTGACACCATGATACAACTCTCCACTGAATTCATCTACATAAGAGCAGCGTTTGACCAACATGGTAATTTTGGTGTGGCCATTTTCAGTAGCAGGTAAGTCGGCCACGCTGTATAAGCGATGGTGATATTCATTGCCAAAATCACTGCTGTGCTTTACCAAAACACCAAAGCTTTGGTCGACTTTGCACTTGAAGGAAGGATCTTCCACCTCCAGGATGATTTCCCTGATTTCTTCCTTATTGGTTGGGGTGAGGCGATGGGTTTGCTTCACCCTTGCCTTATATTGCTTCTTGGTGTTGAGTTCTGATAAATAAGACATAGCGATAATGTTTTATGTTGATGAATGTTTTACCGTGATTTTTCTTTTATGCAAACTTTGGTACAACCGCAATTGCCGCAACTCCTTCTTTCAGCCAAAACATCTTCATCTGAAATGTTTTCTGAAAAGGTATTCCTCCAAAGGGACTGTATCCCAACCCAGGCCAGCATCATGGTGACTATGGCCCCGATCCCAATTACATAGCTGAGTATATTTTCCATATTTTTTTTACCCTAATCCCGAAAATCCCATGAAAACCAATGACAAAATCCCTGCTACCAATAAGGTGAGGGCTGTTCCCTTTACCACATTGGGCACCTCAGCGAATTCCAGCTGTTCCCTGATTCCTGCCATCAGAATAAGTGCAAGGGTAAAACCGGTCCCTGCACCCAGGGCATAAATCAAACTTTGTGAAAGGCTGTAAGCTTTACTTGTCTGGAATAAAGCCAATCCCAGTATCGCGCAATTGGTAGTAATCAGTGGCAGGAAAATTCCCAAGGCCCTGAACAGGGCAGGGCTCATTTTTTTGATAAACATTTCCACCAATTGGACTGTGGAGGCAATGACCACAATGTAACTGATAAGTTGCAGGAAGGGA
This Cecembia calidifontis DNA region includes the following protein-coding sequences:
- a CDS encoding ferredoxin-NADP reductase; its protein translation is MSYLSELNTKKQYKARVKQTHRLTPTNKEEIREIILEVEDPSFKCKVDQSFGVLVKHSSDFGNEYHHRLYSVADLPATENGHTKITMLVKRCSYVDEFSGELYHGVSSNYLCDRRVGDEITITGPFELPFKVPEDKNANMILIGMGTGIAPFRAFIKHIYSQEKEWKGKIRLFYGAKSGLELLYLNDKDGDLTNYYDKATFEAFHALSPRPHWNDPILLDKAIESRAEEILEMLSSANTYIYIAGYEKVKENLNKAFINIMGSKEKWENRKAELIAGKKWAEVIY
- a CDS encoding electron transport complex protein RnfA, with the protein product MNTESYWSIFVNASLVNNFVLAYFLGICPFLGVSGKMETATKMGGAVTFVMLISSLCAYGIHALLVAINAPFLQLISYIVVIASTVQLVEMFIKKMSPALFRALGIFLPLITTNCAILGLALFQTSKAYSLSQSLIYALGAGTGFTLALILMAGIREQLEFAEVPNVVKGTALTLLVAGILSLVFMGFSGLG
- a CDS encoding proline iminopeptidase-family hydrolase, which codes for MKKYLIILSLMAFFAQSCSQQGQKEREDCQVTASYLDFSNRDDQFEGGIRMIPIQTPKGEFRVWTKRVGNNPSMKVLLLHGGPGMTHELYSCFDGYFPSEGIEYIYYDQLGSYYSDQPEDQSLWTIDRFVDEVEQVRKALGLNKDNFYLFGQSWGGMLAMEYAFKHQNNLKGLIISNMMSSLDEYEKYAKEVLGPQMPSEVFAEIMEIEENEDFDNPRYEELLLEHHYQYHVLRMPLEKWPEAVMRSLKHVNPNVYVYMQGHSEFGITAGATLKGWDRRADLKNINPDCSYPPVSSCNLGISVFLSSSLCTTDFLFLNG
- a CDS encoding RnfABCDGE type electron transport complex subunit B translates to MTILIALLTLGGLTLLLALMLTIANKKLYVYEDPRIDVVEGMLPHANCGACGYPGCRPFAEALVKGEMLPGKCTVSSEDGRKAIAAYLGVDAGTEEKRVARLACAGGFNVAINRAKYEGIGTCRGEALIAGGGKGCSWGCLGHGDCEKVCDFDAIKMNAFGIPVVDESKCTACGDCVEVCPKDLFSLHPVSHRLWVACKSLEAGDAVLEDCEVGCTACGKCAMDAPNLISMVNNLPLIDYSKNHQTQVPIQRCPTGAIVWLESSGEVVKGAEAKKIIRKGKKNLGES
- a CDS encoding outer membrane beta-barrel protein translates to MKKILIILIAQFFVFNVQAQMEKGRFLIGAGTNFGVSDNSGMMNLSFSTTRSEFEDGSSSGEGKDNAIFIGPKAGYFLMENLAVGLDLALGWGWSYMLTSDFDLKTRNSLFGLGPFVRYYFPTGKILPFAEINSIFGSQNLKSEIEGGLGPGLSVENNISFTHLGAGLGLALLLGEQSSLDLVLNYNSSRRHDETLGVKTWQNTLGIKVGFTIFLSKK
- a CDS encoding IS1634 family transposase, which translates into the protein MYFKFSLRKHPDTGILSGYYRLVESYRNADNRVCHRTILNIGFMEDAAPEQLNKIQKHLTEKYEQKASLFDLEEDPIVRRYVEDFWNRIVSSKKLDIKSEQQLSRMVDMDTIQHSNAREIGAENIAFRTWEKLQLTPLLLSAGFSAEDASLAATQVVSRAVYPASELKTVRWIKENSAVCELTGYDMDKITKDKLYKSALELYKVKDSLEKHLSKRTNELFDLQDKIILYDLTNTYFEGEKPNSKLAQYGRSKEKRKDAKLVVLALVVNVEGFIKYSSILEGNIADCNTLAAMIEKLSVHTCTGPAVVVLDAGIATEENLHLIRNKGYSYLCVSRTKLKDYSYVPDRLTTLLETKSKQNIRLRAVSTEKNTDYYLEVKSPSKEKKEEGMKLQFEERFEQELQKIHHALNSKGGVKKTDKVHQRIGRAKEKYPSVQYYYEITVESDPKTEQATAMSWKKNPEREQAKTDNLGVYFLRTNLNVQEEYIIWNIYNTIREIENAFRTLKTDLDLRPIYHKNDDAAMAHLHLGILAYWIVNTVRYQLKQNGIKSCWREIVRVGNTQKVITTSGKNTYDKIITTRKCTVPNKNLKEIYDILKAKYQPFKKRKSVVHKLELKKTEIPKLQLLTGG